A genome region from Dolichospermum compactum NIES-806 includes the following:
- a CDS encoding MBL fold metallo-hydrolase, protein MKRRQLIGYAGAGLVTAIVTNLGDQVPVNAQSGGVSIQWLGHTCFLLTNGNIKILINPFSNLGCTAKYRPPKVKADLVLISSQLLDEGAIDKIPGNPKLVYQPGVYEFRGVKFQGITTDHDRKGGKQFGQNIAWKLNQGGINLLHLGGAAAPITLEQKILMGRPDVLFIPVGGSDKAYNHQEAKQAIDVLNPKLVIPTHYRTQAAESGKCDITPVDDFLNLMQSANINVRRSNNDSVLVNSKSLPEKTEVQLLSYKF, encoded by the coding sequence ATGAAACGACGACAATTGATAGGCTATGCTGGAGCAGGTTTAGTAACGGCTATAGTTACTAATTTAGGTGATCAAGTTCCAGTAAATGCCCAATCTGGTGGTGTATCAATTCAGTGGTTAGGCCATACCTGCTTTTTATTGACCAATGGTAACATCAAAATTCTAATCAATCCCTTTAGCAATTTGGGTTGTACAGCTAAGTATCGTCCCCCAAAAGTTAAGGCAGATTTGGTGTTAATTAGCAGTCAACTGTTGGATGAAGGGGCAATAGATAAAATACCAGGAAATCCCAAATTAGTTTATCAACCGGGTGTCTATGAGTTTCGAGGTGTTAAATTTCAGGGAATTACCACAGACCATGATCGTAAGGGTGGAAAACAATTTGGGCAAAATATAGCCTGGAAATTGAACCAAGGTGGAATTAATCTACTGCATTTAGGGGGTGCTGCTGCACCGATTACCCTAGAACAAAAAATTCTCATGGGTCGTCCTGATGTATTATTTATTCCTGTTGGCGGCAGTGATAAAGCTTACAATCATCAAGAAGCAAAACAGGCAATTGATGTCTTAAATCCTAAGTTAGTTATTCCTACCCATTATCGTACCCAAGCGGCTGAAAGTGGCAAGTGTGACATTACTCCAGTAGACGATTTTCTAAATTTGATGCAGAGTGCGAATATTAATGTCCGCCGCAGCAACAATGATTCTGTATTAGTTAATTCTAAAAGTTTGCCAGAAAAAACGGAAGTTCAACTTTTGAGTTACAAGTTTTGA
- a CDS encoding 4-hydroxy-3-methylbut-2-enyl diphosphate reductase, protein MDTKAFKRSLQHSDNYNRKGFGHQAEVATQLESEFQSNLIQEIRDRNYTIRRGNVTIQLAQAFGFCWGVERAVAMAYETRQHFPTERIWITNEIIHNPSVNKRMQEMQVEFIPVIDKVKDFSVVNSGDVVILPAFGASVQEMQILHDKGCQIVDTTCPWVSKVWNTVEKHKKGDYTSIIHGKYKHEETVATSSFAGKYLIVLNLKEAEYVINYILNGGDREEFLAKFSQACSAGFDPDQDLQRVGIANQTTMLKGETEQIGKMLEHTMMKKYRPAELNQHFQNFNTICDATQERQDAMLELVEENVDLIIVIGGFNSSNTTQLQQIAFDRGIPSYHIDSVERIQSINSIEHRQLTGELVITENWLPDGEIKVGVTSGASTPDKVVEDIIEKIFALKATAALV, encoded by the coding sequence ATGGATACAAAAGCTTTTAAACGTAGCCTTCAACATTCAGACAATTACAATCGTAAAGGCTTTGGCCATCAAGCGGAAGTCGCTACCCAGTTAGAGTCTGAGTTTCAGAGTAACTTAATTCAGGAAATCCGCGATCGCAACTACACCATCAGACGTGGTAATGTCACCATTCAACTAGCACAAGCATTTGGTTTTTGTTGGGGCGTAGAACGGGCTGTAGCCATGGCCTATGAAACCCGGCAACATTTTCCCACAGAACGGATTTGGATTACTAACGAAATTATTCACAATCCATCCGTGAATAAAAGAATGCAAGAAATGCAAGTAGAATTTATTCCCGTTATTGACAAAGTGAAAGACTTTTCTGTTGTTAATAGTGGTGACGTAGTAATTCTACCAGCCTTTGGTGCAAGTGTTCAAGAAATGCAAATATTGCATGATAAAGGTTGCCAAATTGTTGATACTACCTGCCCCTGGGTATCCAAAGTATGGAACACCGTAGAAAAGCACAAAAAAGGTGATTACACCTCAATTATTCACGGAAAATACAAGCATGAAGAAACAGTTGCCACCAGTTCCTTTGCCGGGAAATATTTGATTGTTTTAAACTTAAAAGAAGCAGAATATGTCATTAATTATATTCTCAACGGTGGCGATCGTGAAGAATTTTTAGCCAAATTTTCCCAAGCCTGTTCAGCAGGATTTGATCCTGATCAAGACTTACAACGGGTAGGAATTGCTAACCAAACAACCATGCTCAAAGGTGAAACCGAACAAATCGGTAAAATGCTAGAACATACAATGATGAAGAAATATAGACCAGCAGAATTAAATCAGCATTTTCAAAATTTCAACACCATCTGTGATGCCACTCAAGAACGTCAAGATGCTATGTTAGAATTAGTCGAAGAAAATGTAGATTTAATCATAGTTATTGGTGGCTTTAACTCATCAAATACTACCCAACTACAACAAATTGCCTTTGATCGGGGTATTCCTTCCTATCACATTGATTCTGTAGAACGGATTCAATCAATTAATAGCATTGAACATCGGCAATTAACAGGAGAATTAGTAATTACAGAAAATTGGTTACCAGATGGAGAAATTAAAGTTGGTGTGACTTCTGGTGCTTCAACACCGGATAAAGTAGTTGAAGATATCATCGAGAAAATTTTCGCCCTCAAAGCAACAGCAGCTTTAGTTTAA
- the bioU gene encoding (S)-8-amino-7-oxononanoate synthase BioU: MNTPLTNQPIRVGVLGFGGLGQAAAKLLSSKREMILVAIADQNGYAYSTEGLNTQACITTYQNQGTIGHLEAFGTLSNNSIQDLIQVTGDTVDGYFLALPNLPNDFIPSVAKEFIQAGWQGVLVDAIKRTSAVEQLLSMKDELQAAGITYMTGCGATPGLLTAAAALAAQSYAEIHNVVITFGVGIANWEAYRATVREDIGHMPGYSVEAARAMTDAEVEALLDQTDGVLTLENMEHADDVMLEVAGICSRDRVTVGGVVDTRNPKKPLSTNVKITGRTFEGKISTHTFTLGDETSMAANVCGPAFGYLKAAQELRQRGISGLFTAAEIMPKFVK, from the coding sequence ATGAACACACCACTAACAAACCAACCTATCCGCGTTGGAGTCCTGGGTTTTGGCGGACTTGGACAGGCAGCCGCAAAACTCCTTTCCAGCAAACGAGAAATGATTCTTGTTGCCATCGCAGACCAAAATGGCTATGCTTACTCCACTGAGGGCTTAAACACCCAAGCTTGTATTACTACTTACCAAAATCAAGGTACAATCGGTCATTTAGAAGCATTTGGTACATTAAGCAACAACAGTATTCAGGATTTAATTCAAGTCACTGGTGACACTGTAGATGGTTATTTCCTGGCTTTACCTAACCTCCCCAACGACTTTATCCCCTCTGTTGCCAAAGAATTTATTCAAGCCGGTTGGCAGGGTGTTCTGGTAGATGCCATTAAACGCACCAGTGCAGTCGAACAACTCCTATCCATGAAAGATGAACTGCAAGCCGCTGGAATTACCTACATGACTGGCTGTGGTGCTACTCCTGGGCTATTAACCGCTGCTGCCGCCTTAGCTGCCCAAAGTTATGCGGAAATTCACAATGTGGTCATTACCTTTGGTGTGGGAATTGCTAACTGGGAAGCCTACCGCGCCACTGTTAGGGAAGATATTGGTCATATGCCCGGTTATAGTGTAGAAGCTGCTAGAGCCATGACTGACGCAGAGGTAGAAGCGTTACTTGATCAGACCGATGGGGTGTTAACCTTGGAAAATATGGAACACGCCGATGATGTGATGTTAGAGGTGGCGGGAATTTGTTCACGGGATAGAGTCACGGTTGGCGGTGTAGTTGATACCCGTAACCCCAAAAAGCCCCTGAGTACAAATGTGAAAATCACTGGACGCACTTTTGAGGGAAAAATATCTACTCATACCTTCACGTTAGGGGATGAAACTAGCATGGCTGCCAATGTGTGTGGTCCTGCCTTCGGTTATCTTAAAGCTGCTCAAGAATTGCGTCAACGGGGCATTTCTGGCTTATTTACGGCTGCAGAAATTATGCCTAAGTTTGTAAAATAG
- a CDS encoding ammonium transporter: MKTNIVDAEEQKQVFRKLTIIGCLTLFLLVGLLTGNALAETSATVPSPNTGDTAFMLISSALVMLMTPGLAFFYGGFVRSHNILNTLMMSFVLMAIVGVTWVLWGYSLSFAPGLPFIGGLQWLGLNGVGVETTGYLQGSAPAEVVSYAGTIPHQAFMIYQAMFAIITPALISGAIAERMSFRAYCLFVVLWSTFIYTPLAHMVWAKGGFLGLYGGIGALDFAGGTVVHISSGISALVAAIVLGPRKNYPDRLSPPHNVPFILLGAGLLWFGWFGFNAGSALSAGTVATVAFVATNTSAAAGALMWLILEATLRGKPTAVGAATGAVAGLVGITPAAGFVTPVAAILIGFTTSVVCFYAVSFKHKLQVDDALDTYPLHGVGGTIGAILTAFFATTEVNSGGKDGVLRGNFDELFVELAAIAIAYIIAGVGTWIILKIIAATVGLRVPDQTEDQGLDINEHGEEGYNSEFADRISNK; encoded by the coding sequence ATGAAGACAAATATCGTAGACGCAGAGGAACAAAAACAAGTGTTCAGAAAATTGACTATCATTGGGTGTTTAACTCTATTTCTACTGGTAGGGTTGTTAACAGGAAATGCTTTGGCAGAAACCTCAGCAACCGTGCCTAGTCCGAATACAGGTGACACAGCATTTATGCTGATTTCCTCAGCTTTAGTAATGCTAATGACACCGGGATTAGCATTCTTTTATGGTGGGTTTGTGCGATCGCACAATATTCTCAACACATTGATGATGAGTTTTGTGTTAATGGCGATTGTGGGAGTCACTTGGGTTCTTTGGGGTTATAGTCTTTCCTTTGCCCCTGGGTTGCCCTTCATTGGTGGTTTACAGTGGCTGGGGTTAAATGGTGTTGGTGTGGAAACCACAGGTTATTTGCAAGGTTCAGCCCCTGCGGAGGTAGTTTCCTATGCGGGGACAATTCCCCACCAAGCATTCATGATCTATCAAGCCATGTTTGCAATTATCACCCCAGCCTTAATTTCGGGAGCGATCGCCGAACGCATGAGTTTCCGTGCCTATTGCCTATTTGTAGTCCTGTGGTCAACCTTTATCTACACACCCCTAGCACACATGGTTTGGGCAAAGGGAGGATTTTTAGGTTTATACGGCGGTATCGGCGCTCTCGACTTTGCTGGTGGTACAGTAGTGCATATTAGTTCCGGTATTTCGGCACTGGTAGCCGCAATTGTCCTGGGTCCGAGAAAAAACTATCCAGATCGTCTTAGCCCTCCCCATAACGTCCCCTTTATCTTATTGGGCGCTGGGTTACTTTGGTTTGGTTGGTTCGGTTTTAATGCTGGTAGTGCCTTATCCGCCGGCACAGTAGCCACAGTCGCCTTTGTTGCTACTAATACATCAGCCGCCGCTGGGGCGTTAATGTGGTTAATTTTAGAAGCTACATTACGAGGAAAGCCCACCGCAGTTGGTGCAGCCACAGGTGCAGTCGCCGGTTTAGTGGGAATCACCCCAGCCGCTGGATTTGTCACCCCTGTAGCCGCAATTTTAATCGGTTTCACTACCTCTGTCGTCTGCTTTTATGCAGTGAGTTTCAAGCACAAATTGCAGGTTGATGATGCCCTAGATACCTATCCTCTCCACGGTGTTGGAGGTACTATCGGGGCGATTTTAACAGCTTTCTTTGCCACAACTGAAGTAAATAGCGGAGGTAAAGATGGGGTACTGCGCGGTAACTTCGATGAATTATTTGTGGAACTAGCAGCGATCGCCATAGCCTATATTATTGCTGGTGTAGGAACTTGGATTATTCTGAAAATTATTGCTGCTACAGTTGGTTTACGAGTCCCAGATCAAACCGAAGATCAAGGCTTGGATATTAACGAACACGGAGAAGAAGGTTATAATTCCGAATTTGCAGATCGTATCTCTAATAAGTAG
- the ebsA gene encoding type IV pilus biogenesis protein EbsA gives MTGNTFFDQLQPASQQQSIVYLPYIQGNKRNLLPYAISLYQKGVLEGQRKIEGSDNIPFVATWNVSTLPSDLTRCRIQFDGNAELSYEVMMASFEFMICLIELMENYKRDKITDFSKSFYRKLLRLDD, from the coding sequence ATGACTGGTAATACGTTTTTTGATCAACTCCAACCTGCAAGCCAGCAACAATCTATCGTTTACCTACCGTACATTCAGGGTAATAAGCGGAATTTGTTACCTTATGCTATCAGTCTTTATCAAAAAGGCGTGTTGGAAGGACAGCGCAAAATTGAAGGTAGTGACAATATTCCCTTCGTTGCTACTTGGAATGTTTCTACCTTACCTTCAGACTTAACCCGTTGCCGAATCCAGTTTGATGGTAACGCCGAACTATCTTATGAAGTAATGATGGCAAGTTTTGAATTTATGATTTGTTTAATTGAACTAATGGAAAACTATAAGCGGGATAAAATCACGGATTTTTCTAAATCCTTTTACCGCAAATTATTACGTTTAGATGATTGA
- a CDS encoding PHP domain-containing protein has translation MVINFARTTVSKELLKQVFQRIDAQSCPQLFNFHMHTVHSDGKLEPGDLMGQAIAIGLKGLAITDHHSIGGYQAALVWLEDWKWRNPDAHTPYLWSGVEINANLLDNEVHILAYAFESEHPSMQPYLQKIPSTGKAYQAVNVIKAVHEAGGVAVLAHPARYRRSHFDLIPAAAGDGIDGVETFYAYNNPKPWKPSVVETEEVQQLAEKFNLFSTCGTDSHGLNLMHRL, from the coding sequence ATGGTTATAAATTTTGCCCGGACTACTGTTTCTAAGGAACTACTAAAGCAAGTATTCCAACGCATTGATGCACAAAGTTGTCCCCAGTTATTTAATTTTCATATGCACACGGTTCACTCGGATGGCAAACTAGAACCGGGTGATTTGATGGGTCAAGCGATCGCAATTGGTTTAAAAGGTCTAGCTATCACTGATCATCACAGTATTGGTGGCTACCAAGCAGCCCTGGTTTGGTTAGAAGATTGGAAATGGCGTAATCCTGATGCTCATACTCCATATCTGTGGAGTGGTGTAGAAATTAATGCCAATCTGCTGGATAATGAAGTTCACATTCTGGCTTATGCTTTTGAGTCAGAACATCCCAGTATGCAGCCATATTTACAAAAAATTCCGAGTACAGGGAAGGCTTATCAAGCAGTTAACGTTATTAAAGCTGTTCATGAAGCGGGAGGAGTAGCGGTACTTGCTCACCCAGCCCGGTATAGGCGATCGCATTTTGACCTCATTCCTGCGGCTGCGGGTGATGGTATTGATGGTGTTGAAACTTTCTACGCTTACAATAACCCCAAACCTTGGAAACCTAGTGTGGTGGAAACTGAGGAGGTTCAACAATTAGCGGAAAAATTTAATTTGTTTAGCACCTGTGGTACTGATTCGCACGGATTGAATTTGATGCATAGGTTGTAA
- a CDS encoding SGNH/GDSL hydrolase family protein: MSNRVKAFPVWGLFALLTNIILMLAVVLLIWRQQKLTPVLATTAIPSPPEPVNLNWKNQYVAPELGLRHKLSYPQWLDILKQEAKITADKNPQRLSILAGDSLSLWFPPELLPEDRSWLNQGISGEVSNGLLQRLDFFDRTQPEKIFIMVGINDLIRGLDDQEILANYRQIISYLRRIHPQTEIVVQSILPHGGEKATWEGKEKLLAIPNSRIRNLNQELNNLATEKGAKYLNLHPLFTDKQGNLRSDFTTDGLHLSPPGYLVWRTALQMYSNQQITPQAAKPEKINSKSRI; the protein is encoded by the coding sequence GTGTCTAATCGTGTAAAAGCCTTTCCCGTCTGGGGATTATTCGCACTGTTAACTAATATTATCCTAATGTTAGCAGTCGTTTTATTGATTTGGCGACAGCAAAAACTAACCCCTGTGTTAGCAACCACAGCTATTCCATCTCCCCCAGAACCAGTGAACCTGAACTGGAAAAATCAATATGTAGCACCAGAATTAGGCCTCCGGCATAAGCTCAGTTATCCCCAATGGTTGGATATCCTCAAACAAGAAGCTAAAATAACTGCTGACAAAAATCCCCAGCGATTAAGCATATTAGCGGGAGATTCTCTGAGTTTATGGTTTCCACCGGAGTTATTACCTGAGGATAGAAGCTGGTTAAATCAGGGCATATCTGGGGAAGTTAGTAATGGATTATTGCAAAGATTAGATTTTTTTGATCGCACCCAACCGGAAAAGATTTTCATTATGGTGGGTATTAATGATCTAATTCGTGGGCTAGATGATCAGGAAATTTTAGCTAATTATCGGCAAATTATCAGTTATTTGCGAAGAATACATCCCCAAACCGAAATTGTCGTTCAGTCAATTTTGCCTCATGGTGGAGAGAAAGCAACTTGGGAAGGAAAAGAAAAACTTCTAGCAATTCCCAATTCTCGGATTCGCAATTTGAATCAGGAATTGAATAATCTCGCTACTGAAAAAGGTGCGAAATATCTCAATTTACATCCCTTATTCACCGATAAACAAGGTAATCTGCGATCAGATTTTACAACCGACGGTTTGCATCTGAGTCCCCCTGGTTATCTAGTTTGGCGGACTGCCCTACAGATGTATAGTAACCAACAAATAACACCCCAAGCAGCTAAACCCGAAAAGATCAACTCAAAAAGTAGGATATAA
- a CDS encoding FAD-binding domain-containing protein, with the protein MSDLILFWHRRDLRISDHTGLAAAREKSAKIVGVFCLDPQILASDDIAPVRVKYMIGCLQSLQERYQQAGSQLLILQNDPVIAIPKLATALKAKAVFWNWDVEPYSQTRDLAVIEALKTQGIEFLNDNWDQLLHSPTEIFSGAKTPYTVYTPFWKNWITKSKAKPVETLANLENLTAEEQEISQLTGTINLPSAADLGFIWDAELIISPGELVAQEKLDNFAKSAINEYQEQRNFPAIDGTSQLSAALKFGVIGMRTIWQTTIEALANGNSEEVNASIQTWQKELAWREFYQHAMYHFPELAKGAYRDTFKTFPWQNNEKYFQAWCEGKTGYPIVDAAMRQLNETGWMHNRCRMIVASFLTKDLIINPQWGEKYFMQKLIDGDLSANNGGWQWSASSGMDPQPLRIFNPASQTQKFDAEAEYIRQWIPELRYVSPEYLVTGKIPLLDYYGTNYQQPIVDHKQQQALFKQLYQQQKVIG; encoded by the coding sequence ATGTCTGATTTAATTCTGTTTTGGCATCGTCGAGATTTACGCATTTCTGATCATACAGGACTAGCTGCGGCTAGAGAAAAAAGTGCGAAGATTGTAGGTGTATTTTGTCTAGATCCTCAAATTCTCGCAAGTGATGATATTGCCCCCGTTAGGGTAAAATATATGATTGGCTGTTTGCAATCTCTCCAAGAAAGATATCAGCAAGCAGGTAGTCAATTATTAATTTTACAAAATGATCCCGTGATTGCAATTCCCAAATTAGCAACAGCATTAAAAGCAAAAGCTGTATTTTGGAATTGGGATGTTGAACCCTATTCCCAAACACGAGATTTAGCTGTAATTGAAGCTTTGAAAACTCAAGGAATTGAATTTCTTAACGACAATTGGGATCAGTTATTACATTCACCAACAGAAATTTTTAGTGGTGCGAAAACTCCCTATACTGTTTATACCCCTTTTTGGAAAAATTGGATTACTAAATCTAAAGCTAAACCAGTTGAAACTTTAGCAAATCTAGAAAATTTAACAGCAGAAGAACAAGAGATTTCTCAACTCACAGGAACTATTAATTTACCTTCTGCCGCAGATTTAGGTTTTATTTGGGATGCAGAATTGATAATTTCTCCCGGAGAATTAGTAGCACAAGAAAAGTTAGATAATTTTGCCAAATCTGCTATTAATGAATATCAAGAACAGCGGAATTTTCCCGCAATTGATGGTACATCTCAATTAAGTGCCGCTTTAAAGTTTGGTGTTATTGGGATGAGAACTATTTGGCAAACTACTATAGAAGCACTGGCAAATGGTAACAGTGAAGAAGTAAATGCCAGTATCCAAACATGGCAAAAGGAATTAGCATGGCGGGAATTTTATCAACATGCTATGTACCATTTTCCAGAATTAGCTAAGGGTGCATATAGAGACACTTTTAAAACATTCCCTTGGCAAAATAATGAAAAGTATTTTCAGGCTTGGTGTGAAGGGAAAACAGGTTATCCTATAGTAGATGCCGCCATGCGTCAATTAAATGAAACCGGCTGGATGCACAACAGATGTAGAATGATTGTTGCCAGTTTTTTGACTAAAGATCTAATTATTAATCCCCAATGGGGAGAAAAATATTTTATGCAGAAACTCATTGATGGTGATTTATCTGCTAATAATGGAGGCTGGCAATGGAGTGCTTCTAGTGGTATGGACCCTCAACCATTACGGATTTTTAACCCTGCCAGTCAAACCCAAAAATTTGATGCCGAAGCGGAATATATTCGTCAGTGGATACCTGAATTGCGTTATGTATCTCCAGAATACTTGGTAACTGGGAAAATTCCCCTGTTAGATTACTATGGCACAAATTACCAGCAGCCAATCGTTGATCATAAACAACAGCAAGCTTTGTTTAAGCAATTATATCAACAACAAAAGGTTATTGGATGA
- the purM gene encoding phosphoribosylformylglycinamidine cyclo-ligase, whose amino-acid sequence MDYRDAGVDVEAGRAFVDQIRNLVHSTFRKEVLGGLGGFGGCFQLPTGYKEPVLVSGTDGVGTKLKIAQILNRHDTVGIDLVGMCVNDVLTSGAEPLFFLDYVATGKLDKEQLTQVVAGIATGCKLAGSALLGGETAEMPGFYQVGEYDLAGFCVGIVEKSRMLDGSLVQVGDVAIGLASSGVHSNGLSLVRKIVSDGGFAWTDTPDLLNGVSIGETFLTPTRIYVKSVLAALESGLEVHGMAHITGGGLPENLPRCLSNGQGMKMIPDSWTIPSVFHWLAAAGSVGAEAMYNTFNMGIGFVLLVPPQQAEQVITHFQSQDISANVIGEVINGAGELSGLW is encoded by the coding sequence ATGGATTATCGGGATGCAGGCGTTGATGTTGAAGCGGGTAGAGCTTTTGTAGATCAAATTCGCAATTTGGTTCACAGCACCTTTAGAAAAGAGGTTTTGGGAGGATTGGGTGGCTTTGGTGGTTGTTTTCAACTGCCTACAGGTTACAAAGAACCGGTTTTGGTTTCGGGGACAGATGGTGTGGGGACAAAGTTGAAAATAGCTCAAATTCTCAACCGTCATGATACTGTGGGCATAGATTTGGTGGGAATGTGTGTTAATGATGTGTTGACATCGGGTGCAGAACCGCTGTTTTTTCTAGATTATGTCGCAACCGGTAAGTTAGATAAGGAACAATTAACTCAGGTGGTAGCGGGGATAGCTACTGGTTGTAAATTGGCGGGTTCGGCTTTGCTGGGGGGAGAAACGGCGGAAATGCCCGGTTTTTACCAGGTTGGTGAATACGACTTGGCTGGTTTTTGCGTGGGAATTGTGGAAAAAAGCCGAATGTTGGATGGTTCTCTGGTGCAGGTGGGTGACGTGGCTATCGGTTTAGCTAGTTCAGGTGTCCATAGTAATGGTTTGAGTTTAGTCAGAAAAATTGTCAGTGATGGTGGTTTTGCTTGGACTGATACCCCAGATTTATTAAATGGTGTATCTATTGGAGAAACTTTTCTCACGCCTACACGCATTTATGTAAAATCTGTTTTGGCTGCGTTGGAATCAGGTTTAGAAGTTCATGGCATGGCGCACATTACTGGGGGCGGTTTACCAGAAAATTTACCAAGATGTTTAAGTAATGGTCAAGGGATGAAAATGATCCCTGATAGTTGGACTATTCCTTCTGTATTCCATTGGTTAGCTGCGGCTGGTTCTGTAGGTGCTGAGGCTATGTATAATACATTCAATATGGGTATTGGCTTTGTGTTATTAGTTCCACCTCAGCAAGCAGAACAGGTAATTACTCATTTTCAATCTCAGGATATCTCTGCTAATGTAATTGGTGAAGTGATCAATGGAGCAGGTGAATTGAGCGGTTTGTGGTAA
- a CDS encoding dihydroorotase — MTKELLKQVRVIDPVQKTDTVADVLIIDGYIQTVAPQIPYFSVDTSIRDCQGLILGAGLVDLYSHSGEPGFEERETLSSFLQAAKAGGFTRVGVLPDTSPPIDKPALVAQLQQQRDRGKASPHLHIWGAITLDIAGKQLTEVADLAAAGVVGFTDAKPWDNLGIVRRVLEYLQPFGKPVAFWPCDRHLAANGRIRDGAEALRIGLSPIPVSAETTAIAALLELVADIGTPVHIMRVSTARGVELIAKAKAQGLAVTASTTWMHVLLDTTAIRNYHTSLHLDSPLGNHQDMLCLRDAVRTGIIDAIAIDHAPYTYEEKVQAFGESPPGAIGLELALPLLWQNLVATGEFTALELWRVLSHQPAACLQQEVKAIQAGETAELTLFNPLQTWNINKANLQTLAYNTPWFGQEVTGRVVQVWCHTNLK; from the coding sequence ATGACTAAAGAACTATTAAAACAAGTAAGAGTAATTGATCCTGTCCAGAAAACTGATACCGTAGCAGATGTATTAATTATTGATGGTTATATCCAAACTGTTGCCCCGCAAATTCCATATTTTAGTGTTGATACTTCTATTCGTGATTGTCAAGGCTTAATTCTTGGGGCGGGATTAGTTGATTTATATAGTCATTCAGGTGAACCTGGATTTGAAGAACGAGAAACTTTAAGTTCTTTCTTACAAGCTGCCAAGGCTGGTGGTTTTACTAGAGTGGGTGTATTACCGGATACATCACCACCGATTGATAAACCTGCTTTAGTAGCACAGTTACAGCAACAGCGAGATAGAGGAAAAGCTTCTCCCCATTTGCACATCTGGGGGGCAATTACCTTAGATATAGCAGGTAAACAATTAACAGAGGTAGCAGATTTAGCCGCTGCCGGGGTTGTGGGTTTTACTGATGCTAAACCTTGGGACAATTTGGGGATAGTCAGACGGGTTTTGGAGTATCTTCAACCCTTTGGTAAACCTGTGGCTTTTTGGCCATGCGATCGCCATTTGGCAGCTAATGGTAGAATCAGAGACGGTGCAGAAGCCTTGCGAATAGGCTTATCTCCCATTCCAGTTAGTGCGGAAACAACAGCAATTGCCGCTTTATTAGAATTAGTCGCGGATATTGGTACACCAGTTCATATTATGCGTGTTTCCACTGCTCGTGGTGTAGAATTAATTGCTAAAGCTAAAGCTCAAGGTCTTGCCGTTACTGCTAGTACCACCTGGATGCACGTTTTACTAGATACAACAGCTATCAGAAATTATCACACATCCTTGCATTTAGATTCGCCCTTGGGAAATCACCAAGATATGCTATGCTTGCGGGATGCTGTGCGAACTGGGATCATAGATGCGATCGCTATTGATCACGCACCTTATACTTATGAAGAAAAAGTCCAAGCTTTTGGTGAATCACCACCGGGGGCAATTGGTTTAGAATTAGCATTACCCCTACTTTGGCAAAATCTCGTAGCGACTGGAGAATTTACAGCTTTAGAATTATGGCGCGTTTTGAGTCATCAACCAGCAGCTTGTTTGCAACAAGAAGTTAAAGCCATTCAAGCTGGAGAAACAGCCGAATTGACTTTATTCAATCCGCTGCAAACTTGGAACATCAACAAAGCAAATCTCCAGACACTTGCTTATAATACTCCTTGGTTTGGTCAAGAAGTTACAGGTCGGGTTGTGCAAGTTTGGTGTCATACTAATTTAAAATGA